In the Grimontia kaedaensis genome, one interval contains:
- a CDS encoding acyl-CoA dehydrogenase, translated as MSSQPSLRRRYLSDPAFKFFKKVLPPLSETEREAMEAGSVWWDGELFAGNPDWRKLLQYPKPRLTDQEKTFMDNQLEELLGMLDDFEIVQERKDLPPEVWEFLKKEKFFSLIIPKEYGGLEFSAYANSTIVSRIATRSLSAAVTVMVPNSLGPGELLTHYGTEDQKNYWLPRLANGQDVPCFALTGPEAGSDAGSIPDKGIVCMGEHEGKEVLGIRLTWNKRYITLAPVASVLGLAFKLHDPEGLLGDKEQLGITCALIPADHKGVEIGERHNPLGLSFMNGPTRGQDVFIPMEWVIGGQDYVGRGWRMLVECLSAGRGISLPALGTAVGHLTARTTGAYAYVRKQFGMHIGKFEGVGEAMGRIGGYTYMLEAARTLTTTSLDMHEKPGIVTAIAKYHMTELARTILNDSMDIHAGRAIQLGPLNYVGHHYFGMPVAITVEGANILTRNLMIFGQGATRCHPYVLKEMEAAAEQDEAKGAEAFDSLLIKHIGFATKNVLMSFTNAFTRSSFNKTPVSGETAAYYRQLSRMSRALAVTADVAMLTLGGELKRREMLSARLGDVLSHLYLASAVLKRYEDEGRQQADLPFVHYSLQYCLNKCAEAFDGAFNNFPQKGVGFSLRAILFPLGMHYKAPSDKLATQIADLLMTPGAHRERLTHLCYVGDKATDPVGIMERAFEAMVAVKPLEKKMAVAAKAKKIPAKGLLSERLDAALEQNILTQEEVDQIKHADGLRYEAIQVDNFDPSWFKSESESAPASQKKGKAA; from the coding sequence ATGAGCTCTCAACCATCACTTAGAAGACGTTATTTAAGCGACCCAGCGTTTAAGTTTTTCAAAAAGGTTCTTCCGCCCCTGTCCGAAACTGAGCGTGAGGCAATGGAAGCTGGCAGTGTATGGTGGGATGGCGAGTTGTTCGCCGGTAATCCCGACTGGCGCAAGTTGCTGCAGTATCCAAAACCACGCTTAACTGATCAAGAAAAAACGTTTATGGATAACCAGTTAGAAGAATTGCTGGGTATGCTGGATGACTTTGAAATCGTTCAGGAGCGCAAAGATTTACCGCCTGAAGTTTGGGAGTTCCTAAAGAAAGAAAAATTCTTCTCACTGATCATTCCAAAAGAGTACGGCGGTCTCGAATTTTCTGCCTATGCAAACTCTACGATTGTTTCGCGTATCGCAACGCGTAGCTTGAGTGCGGCAGTGACTGTGATGGTACCAAACTCTCTGGGCCCGGGTGAGCTGTTAACGCACTACGGTACTGAGGACCAAAAGAATTACTGGCTGCCGCGTTTAGCAAATGGTCAGGATGTTCCATGTTTTGCCTTGACCGGACCTGAAGCGGGCTCAGATGCGGGATCTATCCCTGACAAGGGCATCGTATGTATGGGCGAGCACGAAGGGAAAGAAGTGCTGGGTATCCGCCTGACGTGGAACAAACGCTACATTACGCTAGCGCCAGTTGCCTCCGTGCTGGGTCTTGCTTTTAAACTACACGATCCAGAAGGCCTTTTGGGCGACAAAGAGCAACTTGGCATTACCTGTGCCTTGATCCCAGCCGATCACAAAGGCGTTGAAATTGGTGAGCGTCATAATCCGTTAGGTTTGTCCTTCATGAATGGCCCAACACGCGGTCAGGACGTGTTCATTCCGATGGAGTGGGTTATCGGTGGTCAAGACTATGTTGGTCGTGGCTGGCGTATGTTGGTGGAATGTCTGTCAGCGGGTCGTGGTATTTCACTGCCAGCACTGGGCACGGCAGTCGGTCACCTTACCGCACGTACAACAGGTGCCTACGCTTATGTACGTAAGCAGTTTGGTATGCACATCGGTAAATTCGAAGGTGTTGGCGAGGCGATGGGGCGCATTGGTGGTTACACCTATATGCTCGAAGCGGCGCGTACACTGACCACGACTTCTCTGGATATGCATGAGAAGCCGGGCATTGTGACTGCTATTGCTAAATACCACATGACTGAACTGGCGCGCACCATCCTGAATGATTCGATGGACATTCATGCGGGCCGTGCTATCCAGTTGGGGCCTTTGAACTATGTTGGTCACCACTACTTTGGTATGCCAGTGGCAATCACAGTAGAAGGAGCGAATATTCTAACCCGCAACCTGATGATATTTGGCCAGGGGGCGACACGTTGTCACCCATACGTGCTGAAAGAAATGGAAGCGGCGGCAGAGCAAGATGAAGCAAAAGGTGCAGAAGCGTTCGATTCCCTGCTGATCAAGCACATTGGCTTTGCTACCAAAAACGTACTGATGTCTTTCACCAATGCATTTACCCGCTCAAGCTTTAACAAAACACCGGTATCGGGTGAAACGGCGGCTTACTACCGTCAACTGTCCCGTATGAGCCGAGCGCTGGCTGTGACTGCAGACGTTGCTATGTTGACACTGGGTGGCGAGCTGAAACGACGTGAAATGCTGTCAGCCCGTTTGGGTGATGTGCTGAGCCACCTGTATCTTGCATCTGCTGTATTGAAACGTTATGAGGATGAGGGTCGTCAACAAGCTGATCTGCCATTCGTTCACTACTCACTGCAATATTGTCTGAACAAATGTGCGGAAGCGTTTGACGGTGCGTTCAACAACTTCCCGCAAAAAGGTGTTGGCTTCTCGCTGCGTGCCATCCTGTTCCCACTGGGTATGCATTATAAAGCTCCATCAGACAAGCTGGCCACGCAAATTGCAGATTTGCTGATGACTCCGGGCGCACATCGCGAGCGTTTGACGCACCTCTGTTATGTCGGTGACAAAGCAACTGACCCTGTGGGTATCATGGAGCGTGCTTTCGAAGCCATGGTGGCCGTTAAGCCGCTGGAGAAGAAAATGGCGGTTGCGGCAAAGGCGAAGAAAATTCCTGCGAAAGGTTTGCTGTCCGAACGTTTGGATGCTGCCCTTGAGCAGAATATTCTGACCCAAGAAGAAGTCGACCAAATCAAACACGCCGATGGGCTGCGTTACGAAGCGATTCAGGTGGATAACTTTGACCCGTCATGGTTTAAGTCAGAATCTGAGTCTGCACCAGCTAGCCAGAAGAAAGGTAAAGCTGCATAA
- a CDS encoding MurR/RpiR family transcriptional regulator has translation MNTLEKIQKNIENFSKSERKVAEVIIASPQTAIHSSIATLAKMADVSEPTVNRFCRRLDTKGFPDFKLHLAQSLANGTPYVNRNVEEHDSADAYTSKIFESTMACLDVAKNSIDAHQINRAVDLLTQAKKISFFGLGASASVAHDAQNKFFRFNIPIVCFNDIVMQRMSCINCTDGDVVVVISHTGRTKSLVDVANLAMENGATVIGITEKGSPLDKVCSLTITLDVPEDTDIYMPMASRVVQMTVIDVLATGFTLRRGPGFRENLKRVKEAIKDSRFNKESLT, from the coding sequence ATGAACACCCTGGAAAAAATACAAAAAAATATTGAAAACTTTAGTAAGTCGGAAAGGAAAGTCGCTGAAGTGATCATCGCTTCTCCTCAGACTGCTATTCACTCCAGCATCGCCACACTCGCCAAAATGGCAGACGTCAGCGAACCAACGGTGAACCGATTCTGTCGCCGGCTGGATACCAAGGGCTTCCCTGATTTTAAGCTTCATCTAGCGCAAAGCTTGGCGAACGGTACTCCTTATGTGAATCGAAATGTCGAGGAGCACGATAGCGCTGACGCTTACACCTCTAAGATTTTCGAATCGACGATGGCATGTCTGGATGTAGCAAAAAACAGCATTGACGCCCATCAAATCAACCGAGCTGTGGATTTGCTGACTCAGGCCAAGAAAATTTCTTTCTTTGGTTTAGGTGCTTCAGCGTCTGTTGCTCACGATGCACAAAACAAATTCTTCCGCTTCAACATTCCCATCGTCTGTTTCAATGACATCGTTATGCAGCGCATGAGCTGTATTAACTGCACAGATGGTGACGTAGTTGTTGTTATTTCGCACACAGGCCGCACCAAGTCGCTGGTAGATGTAGCAAATCTAGCAATGGAAAATGGAGCGACCGTCATTGGCATTACTGAGAAAGGCTCACCTTTGGACAAAGTCTGTTCTCTGACCATCACCCTCGACGTACCAGAAGACACTGACATCTATATGCCAATGGCAAGCCGCGTAGTTCAGATGACCGTGATTGATGTACTGGCAACGGGCTTTACACTGCGTCGTGGCCCTGGGTTCCGCGAGAACCTAAAACGCGTGAAAGAGGCTATTAAGGACTCTAGATTTAACAAAGAATCACTCACCTGA
- a CDS encoding DUF2238 domain-containing protein, translating into MNKANSTIWLAIFFAVFIWSAINPKDQFTWFLEVAPALIALIALAMTRKSFPLTQITYFFILVHCVILMVGGHYTYAEVPLFDYIKEITNTARNNYDKVGHFAQGFIPALVAREILIRNSVIPSPRWRNFFIVSFCLAFSAFYELIEWWVAIMSGESAEAFLGTQGYIWDTQSDMFLAMIGAITSLVLLGKIHDKQLAKLNTREPISRQ; encoded by the coding sequence ATGAACAAAGCAAACTCAACAATCTGGCTCGCTATCTTCTTTGCTGTTTTTATTTGGTCAGCAATCAACCCAAAAGATCAGTTCACCTGGTTCCTTGAAGTAGCGCCAGCACTTATTGCACTTATCGCTCTAGCGATGACCCGAAAGTCTTTTCCGCTCACCCAAATCACTTACTTCTTTATTCTGGTTCATTGCGTGATTTTGATGGTTGGTGGGCATTACACATACGCAGAAGTCCCCCTGTTTGATTACATCAAAGAGATAACTAATACCGCACGCAATAACTACGACAAAGTAGGTCACTTTGCGCAGGGGTTTATTCCTGCCTTGGTGGCTCGCGAAATACTGATTCGAAACTCTGTTATACCCTCACCACGCTGGCGCAATTTCTTTATCGTATCGTTCTGTTTGGCTTTCAGTGCGTTCTATGAGCTGATCGAGTGGTGGGTTGCCATTATGTCTGGAGAGTCTGCTGAAGCTTTCCTTGGCACTCAGGGCTACATTTGGGACACGCAATCCGATATGTTCCTGGCAATGATTGGTGCGATCACATCGCTTGTTCTATTGGGCAAGATACATGACAAACAACTCGCGAAGCTTAACACGCGTGAGCCCATCAGCCGTCAGTGA
- a CDS encoding pyridoxal phosphate-dependent class III aminotransferase, producing the protein MINFPNETQDKLATSPVPVLQGLHDLTPDELLLSQEHYESEVRSYPRRLPVAIAKANGALVEDSRGQIYLDCLAGAGTLALGYNHPEINQALIEQLHAGIPYQTLDITTPAKDAFIRELMAFLPQDFAENAKVQFCGPSGADAVEAAIKLAKQTTGRNTIAAFHGAYHGMTNGTMALMGNLGTKARRQGLMADVHFLPFPYDLRCPYGLHGEQGARQGLRYIERMLADDESGVQKPAAIIVEPVQGEGGVIPAPAFWLKELRRITQEHGILLIFDEIQCGIGKTGSHFAFEDSGITPDILCLSKAVGGGLPMSLLVFDKEIDTWRPGEHTGTFRGNQLAMVSGAKAMEIIRRDNLANQAAVSGEYLRRGLEKIAEKTTCIAEVRGKGLMLGVEICDPEGAKNKFGEPQSAPELTVAIQRAALERGLIIEKGGRDGSVLRFLPPIIITFEQIDFALKALEEAIDSLVEPKPVSQPMDSIQQSWREHFIHVGKNGADGFESAMNQSTLALKKLFETTDSPYSGLDPMVLQSQIRRAQLGENPQSLTDVIDETTDLIGKNSIIVQHPHCIAHLHTPPMLPAVAAEAFITALNQSMDSWDQASAATFVEQEVTDWLCKRFGFDEQSDGVFTSGGTQSNLMGLLMARDHIIKQTSGHDVQKDGLPEYADKLRVICSKNSHFTMQKSASLLGLGENAVVCVDTYTDGTISIESAEEAVTSLKAEGLIPFVITGTAGTTDNGSIDDLDDVADLAEKHGLWMHVDAAYGGALILSRHHARLEGIERADSVTVDFHKMFFQPISCGAVLLKDKAHFGFIRHHADYLNREEDVLPNLVDKSIATTRRFDALKVWMTLQNVGPQALGSMVDHLLNQTQQVADMVNHRPDFELLAVPCLSTVLFRYTGSNKSLDLDALNKQIRLDALVQGRAVVGETVVDGDIALKFTLLNPCLSLTDFEQLLTELETLGGEIVKQSSL; encoded by the coding sequence ATGATTAACTTTCCTAACGAAACACAGGACAAGCTGGCGACGAGCCCTGTCCCGGTTTTACAAGGCCTTCACGACCTGACACCAGACGAACTGCTACTGAGTCAGGAGCATTACGAATCTGAGGTTCGTTCTTATCCTCGCCGCTTGCCGGTTGCCATTGCAAAAGCGAATGGTGCACTGGTCGAAGACAGCCGCGGTCAGATTTATCTGGACTGCCTCGCAGGCGCGGGGACTCTGGCACTTGGCTACAACCATCCTGAAATCAATCAGGCTTTGATTGAACAGCTTCACGCTGGCATTCCCTATCAAACGCTGGATATTACGACGCCAGCGAAAGATGCATTCATCCGTGAGCTGATGGCGTTTCTTCCGCAAGACTTTGCTGAAAACGCGAAGGTCCAGTTCTGTGGTCCTTCGGGTGCTGACGCCGTTGAAGCGGCAATTAAACTCGCCAAACAAACCACTGGCCGTAACACTATTGCCGCGTTCCATGGTGCTTACCATGGCATGACCAACGGTACCATGGCGCTGATGGGTAACCTTGGTACCAAAGCACGTCGTCAAGGTTTGATGGCAGATGTTCATTTCCTGCCTTTCCCATACGATCTGCGCTGCCCATATGGCCTTCATGGCGAACAAGGCGCGCGTCAGGGCTTGCGTTACATTGAACGTATGCTGGCTGATGACGAAAGTGGTGTGCAGAAACCTGCTGCCATTATCGTTGAGCCAGTGCAAGGCGAGGGTGGAGTCATCCCCGCGCCAGCGTTCTGGTTGAAAGAACTGCGCCGTATTACCCAAGAGCATGGCATTCTGCTGATTTTCGATGAAATCCAATGTGGTATCGGTAAAACTGGCTCCCACTTTGCGTTTGAAGATTCAGGCATCACCCCAGACATTCTTTGCCTTTCTAAAGCAGTCGGTGGCGGTTTGCCAATGTCGCTGTTGGTGTTCGACAAAGAAATCGACACCTGGCGTCCAGGTGAACACACTGGTACTTTCCGCGGTAACCAACTTGCGATGGTATCTGGTGCGAAAGCGATGGAAATCATCCGTCGTGACAACTTGGCAAACCAAGCTGCGGTTTCGGGTGAATACCTTCGCCGTGGTCTTGAGAAAATTGCTGAGAAAACGACTTGTATCGCTGAAGTGCGCGGCAAGGGTTTGATGCTGGGTGTGGAAATCTGCGACCCAGAAGGCGCCAAGAATAAATTTGGTGAACCTCAATCAGCCCCGGAACTGACTGTTGCCATTCAGCGAGCGGCGCTTGAGCGCGGATTAATCATCGAAAAAGGCGGACGCGACGGTTCAGTACTGCGCTTCCTGCCGCCAATCATCATCACTTTTGAGCAAATCGACTTCGCGCTGAAAGCATTGGAAGAGGCGATTGACTCGCTGGTTGAACCAAAACCTGTTTCGCAGCCAATGGACAGCATCCAGCAAAGCTGGCGCGAGCATTTCATTCATGTCGGTAAAAACGGCGCTGATGGCTTTGAATCTGCAATGAATCAAAGCACCTTGGCATTGAAGAAACTGTTTGAAACCACAGACTCACCATACAGTGGCCTCGACCCTATGGTGCTGCAATCTCAGATCCGCCGCGCGCAATTGGGCGAAAACCCTCAGTCGCTGACGGATGTGATTGATGAGACGACGGACTTGATCGGTAAGAATTCCATCATTGTTCAGCATCCTCATTGCATCGCGCACTTACATACACCGCCAATGCTGCCTGCTGTGGCTGCAGAAGCCTTTATCACTGCGCTGAACCAGTCTATGGACTCTTGGGATCAGGCAAGTGCAGCGACCTTCGTAGAGCAAGAAGTGACTGACTGGCTTTGCAAGCGTTTTGGCTTTGATGAGCAATCAGACGGTGTTTTCACCAGCGGTGGTACCCAAAGCAACCTGATGGGTCTGCTGATGGCGCGCGACCACATCATCAAGCAAACCAGCGGTCATGATGTGCAGAAAGATGGCTTGCCGGAATACGCCGACAAGCTTCGCGTGATTTGCTCGAAGAACTCCCACTTCACTATGCAGAAATCAGCGTCATTGCTGGGTCTGGGTGAAAATGCAGTCGTCTGCGTCGATACCTACACCGATGGCACCATCAGCATCGAATCAGCAGAAGAAGCGGTGACATCTCTGAAAGCTGAAGGCCTGATCCCGTTTGTGATCACTGGCACCGCGGGTACCACGGATAACGGATCTATCGATGATCTGGATGATGTGGCGGATCTGGCTGAAAAACACGGTCTTTGGATGCACGTAGATGCGGCATATGGTGGTGCGTTGATCCTGAGTCGTCACCACGCCCGTCTCGAAGGTATTGAACGTGCTGACTCCGTGACAGTCGATTTCCACAAAATGTTCTTCCAGCCAATCAGCTGTGGCGCAGTGCTGCTGAAAGATAAAGCGCACTTTGGCTTTATTCGCCATCACGCCGATTACCTCAACCGTGAAGAAGATGTGCTGCCGAATCTGGTAGACAAATCTATCGCTACTACACGTCGCTTTGATGCACTGAAAGTTTGGATGACGCTGCAAAACGTTGGCCCACAGGCACTGGGTTCTATGGTTGATCACCTGCTGAACCAAACGCAGCAAGTTGCGGATATGGTGAATCACCGCCCAGACTTCGAGCTGCTGGCTGTGCCTTGTCTTTCTACCGTGTTGTTCCGTTATACCGGCTCAAATAAATCTTTGGACCTGGATGCCCTCAACAAGCAAATCCGTTTGGATGCCTTAGTACAGGGTCGCGCTGTGGTCGGAGAAACCGTGGTCGATGGTGATATTGCGCTGAAATTTACGCTGCTCAACCCATGCCTGTCACTGACAGATTTTGAGCAACTACTCACTGAACTTGAAACGCTGGGCGGCGAAATCGTCAAGCAGTCTTCACTCTGA
- a CDS encoding carboxynorspermidine synthase: MAVLQIGAGGVGWVIAHKAAQNNDVFGDYTIASRTVGKCEAIIESIKGRNNQKDSSYKLESRAVDADDVEALVALINEVKPDLVINAGPPWVNMTIMEACYQTKTSYLDTSVAVDLCSEGQQVPQAYDWQWGYREKFEEAGITGILGAGFDPGVVSVFAAYAYKHLFDEIDTIDVMDVNAGDHGKKFATNFDPETNMLEIQGDSFYWEEGEWKQVGCHTRMMEFDFPLVGSHKVYSMAHDEVRSLKEFIPAKRIEFWMGFGDRYLNYFNCMRDIGLLSPDPVTLQDGTVVEPLKVLKALLPDPTSLAPGYTGKTCIGTWVQGKKDGKQRSVFVYNNADHEVAYKDVEHQAIAYTTGVPAITAALLYFKGEWNGKGVFNMEQLDPDPFLELMPSIGLDWGVEELSPSEPVINILK, translated from the coding sequence ATGGCAGTTTTACAAATTGGTGCAGGTGGTGTTGGTTGGGTTATTGCGCACAAAGCAGCGCAAAACAACGATGTGTTTGGCGACTACACCATTGCTTCCCGCACTGTAGGTAAATGTGAAGCGATCATTGAATCTATTAAAGGCCGCAACAACCAGAAAGATTCCAGCTACAAGCTGGAATCACGAGCGGTTGATGCTGACGACGTGGAAGCGCTGGTTGCACTGATCAATGAAGTGAAGCCGGATCTGGTTATCAATGCGGGTCCTCCATGGGTCAACATGACCATCATGGAAGCGTGCTACCAGACTAAAACGTCTTACCTCGATACCTCTGTTGCTGTTGACCTGTGTTCTGAAGGTCAGCAGGTGCCACAAGCTTATGACTGGCAGTGGGGCTACCGCGAGAAATTCGAAGAAGCCGGCATCACAGGTATTCTGGGTGCGGGCTTCGATCCAGGCGTAGTGAGTGTTTTTGCTGCATACGCGTACAAGCACCTGTTCGACGAGATCGACACCATTGACGTGATGGACGTGAATGCCGGTGACCACGGCAAAAAGTTCGCGACCAACTTTGACCCAGAAACCAACATGCTGGAAATCCAAGGCGATTCTTTCTACTGGGAAGAGGGTGAGTGGAAGCAAGTGGGTTGTCACACCCGTATGATGGAATTTGATTTCCCTCTGGTCGGAAGCCACAAAGTGTACTCTATGGCGCATGACGAAGTGCGCTCCCTGAAAGAGTTTATTCCCGCTAAACGTATTGAGTTCTGGATGGGCTTTGGTGACCGTTACCTGAACTATTTCAACTGTATGCGCGACATTGGCCTGCTTAGCCCAGACCCAGTTACGCTGCAAGACGGCACTGTGGTTGAGCCGCTGAAAGTACTGAAAGCACTGCTGCCTGATCCTACATCTCTGGCGCCGGGTTACACAGGTAAAACCTGTATCGGTACCTGGGTTCAGGGTAAGAAAGACGGCAAGCAGCGCAGCGTATTTGTATACAACAATGCTGACCACGAAGTGGCTTATAAAGACGTTGAACACCAAGCGATTGCTTACACTACCGGTGTTCCTGCCATCACTGCAGCGCTGCTTTACTTCAAAGGCGAGTGGAATGGCAAAGGCGTATTCAACATGGAACAGTTGGACCCAGATCCATTCCTGGAGCTGATGCCATCAATTGGTCTGGACTGGGGCGTTGAAGAGCTGTCACCAAGCGAGCCAGTTATCAACATCCTGAAATAA
- a CDS encoding TetR/AcrR family transcriptional regulator, with product MAGKGETKGKILDAAEQLFAEHGFKETSLRTITSKAGVNLASVNYHFGDKKSLVRAVLARYLEQFMPQLEQELKLLLVKDDISMEEVFACTKRPLLGLDTFRRHGASTFMQLIGRGYTDVQGHLRWFITTRYDSVLTLFTQAVIKANPSLKPEHVFWRLHFTLGAVIFTMASNVALSEIAENDFGNNVTTEDILDRLIPYLAAGVDAPANQELSLVPRDIPRSAV from the coding sequence ATGGCAGGGAAAGGCGAAACCAAAGGAAAAATTCTGGATGCCGCGGAGCAGCTGTTTGCTGAGCATGGTTTCAAAGAGACCTCACTCCGCACCATCACGAGCAAGGCAGGTGTTAACCTGGCTTCAGTGAACTATCACTTTGGTGATAAGAAGTCACTTGTGCGTGCGGTACTCGCCCGGTATCTCGAACAATTCATGCCGCAACTGGAGCAGGAATTAAAACTGCTGCTGGTCAAAGATGATATTTCAATGGAAGAAGTGTTTGCATGTACCAAGCGCCCACTTTTGGGATTGGACACCTTTCGCCGCCATGGCGCATCGACTTTCATGCAACTCATCGGCCGTGGCTATACGGACGTACAGGGTCACCTCCGCTGGTTTATTACAACGCGTTACGATTCCGTGCTGACCCTCTTTACCCAGGCTGTCATTAAAGCAAACCCTTCACTGAAACCTGAACATGTTTTCTGGCGACTTCACTTTACGCTGGGCGCGGTGATTTTCACCATGGCGTCGAACGTAGCATTAAGTGAAATCGCTGAGAATGATTTCGGTAACAATGTCACCACCGAAGACATTCTCGACCGACTGATCCCTTATCTGGCTGCTGGTGTGGATGCGCCTGCCAATCAGGAACTATCACTTGTGCCGCGCGATATTCCGCGCAGTGCAGTATAA
- a CDS encoding SDR family oxidoreductase, with product MSKPYKTVSISGCGWLGLALAEQLHQVGYAVTGSKRSSASLETLKLKHINGVVFDIFSEKRDPSSQPLFESDVFVANIPPSRRTVDGNEFVSAMKRLVDAAKSGGVKQFIFISTTSVYGSVTGVVKESTACEPTTESGKAHREIENYVLKEFGEHGVVLRLSGLIGDERHPGKHLAGRENVSGGLDPVNLIHREDCIQAISAIIALERGGERFHLSATDHPTRSEFYRWAAKGLDLKEPMFIEDGGEGKVIDSAQTIETLGLTLKYPSPFDMPLPELGESEQA from the coding sequence ATGTCGAAACCATATAAAACAGTGTCAATAAGCGGATGTGGTTGGCTTGGTCTTGCACTTGCCGAACAACTGCATCAAGTAGGGTATGCGGTTACGGGAAGTAAACGCAGTTCAGCGTCTCTTGAAACGCTAAAATTGAAACACATAAACGGCGTTGTGTTCGATATATTTAGCGAAAAGCGCGATCCTTCATCACAGCCTTTGTTTGAAAGCGATGTCTTTGTTGCCAATATCCCCCCTAGCAGACGTACAGTCGATGGCAACGAGTTTGTCAGTGCAATGAAGAGGCTGGTAGACGCCGCAAAATCTGGTGGTGTCAAACAGTTCATCTTTATCAGTACCACTTCTGTTTATGGGAGTGTCACAGGAGTCGTTAAAGAAAGCACAGCCTGTGAACCAACGACGGAATCTGGTAAAGCGCACCGGGAAATAGAAAATTATGTCCTGAAAGAGTTTGGTGAACATGGTGTAGTGTTAAGACTATCTGGGCTTATTGGCGATGAAAGGCATCCAGGGAAACACTTAGCAGGAAGAGAAAATGTCAGTGGTGGGTTAGATCCTGTGAATCTTATTCACCGCGAAGATTGCATCCAAGCCATCAGTGCAATTATTGCACTTGAGAGAGGTGGAGAGAGATTCCACTTGAGTGCAACCGACCACCCAACCCGTTCTGAATTCTATCGCTGGGCGGCAAAAGGATTGGACTTAAAGGAACCAATGTTTATTGAAGACGGAGGGGAGGGGAAAGTTATCGATTCAGCCCAAACCATAGAGACATTGGGACTGACACTTAAGTACCCATCTCCATTTGATATGCCACTGCCTGAGCTAGGTGAATCAGAGCAGGCATAA
- the fabV gene encoding enoyl-ACP reductase FabV, with the protein MIIKPKIRGFICTTTHPKGCEANVKEQIEYTKAQGPIANAPKRVLVVGSSSGYGLSSRIAAAFGGGAATIGVFFEKPGTEKKAGTAGWYNSAAFDKFAKEEGLYSKSLNGDAFSDEAKKKAIELIKEDLGQIDMVVYSLASPVRKLPKTGEVVRSSLKPIGDVYTSTAVDTNKDQIIEASVEPATEQEITDTVTVMGGEDWELWIQALSDAGVLADGCKTVAYSYIGTELTWPIYWDGALGRAKMDLDRASAALNDKLSATGGTANVAVLKSVVTQASSAIPVMPLYIAMVFKKMRAEGVHEGCMEQIYRMFSQRLYKADGSAAEVDDKNRLRLDDWELRDDIQQHCRDLWPQITSENLKELTDYVEYKEEFLKLFGFGVEGVDYDADVNPEVDFDVKAI; encoded by the coding sequence ATGATCATCAAACCGAAAATTCGCGGATTTATCTGTACGACTACCCATCCAAAAGGATGTGAAGCTAACGTAAAAGAGCAAATCGAATACACCAAAGCCCAAGGCCCTATTGCCAATGCACCAAAACGTGTACTGGTAGTAGGTTCATCTAGCGGCTATGGCCTGTCATCGCGCATTGCTGCTGCGTTTGGCGGCGGTGCAGCGACCATCGGTGTGTTCTTCGAAAAGCCAGGCACGGAGAAAAAGGCGGGCACAGCGGGTTGGTACAACTCTGCGGCATTCGACAAATTCGCCAAGGAAGAAGGTCTTTACTCGAAGAGCCTGAACGGCGATGCATTCTCTGATGAAGCGAAAAAGAAAGCGATCGAGCTGATTAAAGAAGATCTTGGTCAGATTGATATGGTGGTTTACTCACTGGCTTCTCCAGTTCGTAAACTGCCAAAAACAGGTGAAGTGGTTCGTTCATCACTGAAGCCAATCGGTGATGTTTACACTTCTACAGCAGTAGACACCAACAAAGACCAAATTATCGAAGCCAGTGTTGAACCTGCAACTGAGCAGGAAATTACAGACACGGTTACCGTGATGGGCGGAGAAGATTGGGAACTCTGGATTCAAGCACTGTCTGACGCAGGTGTGCTGGCTGACGGTTGTAAGACCGTGGCATACAGCTACATCGGTACTGAGCTGACTTGGCCAATTTACTGGGACGGCGCATTGGGCCGTGCGAAGATGGACTTGGACCGTGCCTCTGCGGCTCTAAATGACAAACTGTCAGCGACAGGCGGTACTGCAAACGTAGCCGTACTGAAATCGGTTGTGACTCAAGCGAGCTCAGCGATTCCAGTGATGCCTTTGTACATCGCTATGGTGTTCAAGAAAATGCGCGCTGAAGGCGTTCACGAAGGCTGTATGGAGCAAATCTACCGCATGTTCAGTCAGCGCCTATACAAAGCTGATGGTTCAGCAGCAGAAGTAGACGATAAAAACCGTCTGCGTCTGGATGACTGGGAACTGCGTGACGACATCCAGCAACACTGCCGTGATCTGTGGCCACAAATCACTTCAGAGAACCTGAAAGAGCTGACAGACTACGTGGAATACAAAGAAGAATTCCTGAAACTGTTCGGCTTTGGTGTTGAAGGCGTGGATTACGACGCAGACGTTAACCCAGAAGTGGATTTTGACGTTAAAGCTATCTAA